The segment GGTCTCCGGGGTCACGGATACGCTCGGACGCGTGGCGTTCCGCTCGATGCCGCCGCTGACCTACGGCCTGCGCGTCGCGCACATCGGCTACGCACCCCTCGAGACCGAGATCAACATCCTCACGGACCAGCGCGCGGAATTCCGCGTCGAACTCAACACCCAGGCGATCGCGCTCGCCCCGATCGAGGTGCGGGTGACCGGCCGCGACCCGTTCCTGCTCACGTCCGGGTTCTACGAGCGCCGCCAGTCCATCGACGAGGGCTACTTCGCGACCCATCCGGACATCGACCAGTTCATCCACCTCGGGCAGGTGTTCCAGTTCAAGCGGGAACTCTCCATCCGGTACCGCCGCAACCAGCTCATCCTCCTCAACGGAAGGCCGGCGATCCAGCTGGGATACCACCGCGGGAACCTGAGCGAGATTCCTCTCGACCGAGTGAGAGGTGTCGAGGCGTATCGTTGTATCGAGGCTCCACCGGAGATTCTGAATGCGGTTCCCATCCGTATGAAGATGAGGAGCTGCAACCTGGTCGCGATCTGGACGTACTGACGATTCCTTGAGCGACACCGGCCGGCCCGAAGGGGAAACTGCGGCTCCCGGCCGTTCCCGCGTGTGGGGGACGGTGCGGGCGCTGTTGTGGGGTACGCACGAAGACTTCACGTCGGGGAGTCTGAACCGCGGCGTGCTCCTCCTCGCCATCCCGATGGTGCTGGAGATGGCGGGGGAGTCGCTGTTCTTCCTCGTGGACATGGCGGTCGTCAGCCGGCTCGGGGCCAACGCGCTCGCGGCGATCGCGCTCACCGAAGCGATGCTGGCGGTCATCTACTCGGTCGCGGTGGGGCTGGCGATGTCCACCACCGCGATGGTCGCGCGCCGCACGGGCGAGAAGGACGAACGCGGGGCGGCGACGGCGGCCGTGCAGGCGATCGTGCTCAGCGTCGGTATCGCCGCGGTCCTCGGGCTCGCCGGGGCGATCCTGGCCCCGTGGCTGCTGCAAGCCATGGGCGGATCACCGGAAGTCGTCGCCCAGGGCACGACCTACGCCCGCATCCAGTTGGGTGGGATGGTCGTCATCATCCTCCTCTTCGTGAACAACGCGATCTACCGGGGCGCGGGCGACCCATCCATGGCGATGCGCTCGGTGTGGCTGGCCAACGGGATCAACATCGTGCTCGATCCCGTGCTCGTATTCGGCCTCTGGATCTTCCCCGAACTCGGACTCCCGGGCGCCGCTGTGGCCACGACGACGGGGCGCGGGATCGGGGCTCTGTACCAGTTGTGGCACCTGTCCCGCGGCGAGCGTATCCGGG is part of the Candidatus Palauibacter scopulicola genome and harbors:
- a CDS encoding carboxypeptidase regulatory-like domain-containing protein, coding for MNGAGPPLRGVAPLLAPAAALVLAAAALAPFPAAGQEEEEERILRACRQLGQAELEVGIEGTIRDDESRVPLPGATVLIRYEAERGLTTPEDVRVEADERGRYQVCGLEAFREIRVRSTYRARRGKERKVELDRSQFVDLEVDMGDAAFVVLSVIDAADGRPVAGARIDFSPLPVSGVTDTLGRVAFRSMPPLTYGLRVAHIGYAPLETEINILTDQRAEFRVELNTQAIALAPIEVRVTGRDPFLLTSGFYERRQSIDEGYFATHPDIDQFIHLGQVFQFKRELSIRYRRNQLILLNGRPAIQLGYHRGNLSEIPLDRVRGVEAYRCIEAPPEILNAVPIRMKMRSCNLVAIWTY
- a CDS encoding MATE family efflux transporter: MSDTGRPEGETAAPGRSRVWGTVRALLWGTHEDFTSGSLNRGVLLLAIPMVLEMAGESLFFLVDMAVVSRLGANALAAIALTEAMLAVIYSVAVGLAMSTTAMVARRTGEKDERGAATAAVQAIVLSVGIAAVLGLAGAILAPWLLQAMGGSPEVVAQGTTYARIQLGGMVVIILLFVNNAIYRGAGDPSMAMRSVWLANGINIVLDPVLVFGLWIFPELGLPGAAVATTTGRGIGALYQLWHLSRGERIRVRRSDLQVRWPVIRRLARVSVGGVGQMLVTQVSYIASIRFLSEFGTIALAGYTMAIRVVIFIILPAWGLANAAATLVGQNLGAGKPDRAERAVYLTGFWNMLFMAVVTVVFVAFPGPILAPFAPDPETLDVGVRALRIISYGYIFYAWGMVTMQAFNGAGDTATPTWINIGVFWFFQLPVAALLAFVIGWGETGVFWSFAVAYSLSAVVGLWIFRRGRWKQKVV